One window of the Lytechinus variegatus isolate NC3 chromosome 3, Lvar_3.0, whole genome shotgun sequence genome contains the following:
- the LOC121411994 gene encoding stabilin-2-like codes for MDKGDIGLMRLNIDCSIILIVLFLFTSQQTSSEEPILRRHRELDAQHPVLPRDTRSATASTRNASLLTAPNSKYCAKLTDSVEYTTCTMCAVSNLQVQEDSMGNVCPLHKRPTGRATRGCIAGYFPVFSFEGCNFECVDSDSDFTECCPGYWGPHCSECLGGPLYPCSSHGKCDDGRNGTGECICDDGYTGTACDICTGNSCSEKQMCIYNYDCRTGAYCEFRSREDSYCQCLDGYHGDGVNCHPINPCMENSYHCPSSTSLCVYDGPNKYHCECKPGYSEFQVGCFQDECQGNNVSCVPGAECATITSIGSGKLTIGLGEEGDGEMARVIHTDLVASNGVIHIIDRVLLPPDDVSTRAQMNKLAVT; via the exons ATGGATAAAGGTGATATAGGTCTAATGAGATTAAATATTGACTGTTCAATCATTCTTATAGTACTCTTCTTGTTTACCTCTCAACAAACATCGAGTGAAGAACCGATCTTACGCAGGCATCGGGAACTGGACGCTCAGCACCCCGTACTTCCTCGCGACACACGATCAGCAACCGCCTCAACTCGTAATGCGTCTCTGTTGACTGCGCCAAATTCAAAATACTGTGCAAAGCTCACAGATAGCGTTGAATATACGACATGCACGATGTGTGCAGTAAGTAACCTTCAAGTTCAAGAAGACTCGATGGGAAACGTATGTCCTCTTCATAAACGACCAACTGGTAGAGCAACTCGAGGTTGTATTGCTGGGTATTTTCCAGTCTTCAGTTTTGAAGGATGTAACTTTGAGTGTGTTGATAGCGACTCAGACTTTACAGAATGCTGTCCAGGTTATTGGGGACCTCATTGCTCAG AATGTCTTGGAGGACCATTATATCCTTGCTCTTCTCATGGGAAGTGTGATGATGGCAGGAATGGAACAGGAGAATGTATCTGTGATGATGGTTATACTGGCACAGCTTGTGACATATGTACTGGAAATTCTTGTTCAG AAAAACAAATGTGCATCTATAATTACGACTGTCGTACTGGTGCATATTGTGAGTTCCGTTCACGGGAAGATTCATATTGTCAGTGTTTGGATGGATACCATGGTGATGGTGTGAATTGCCATCCAATCAACCCTTGCATGGAGAACTCTTATCACTGTCCCTCCAGTACATCGCTCTGTGTTTATGATGGTCCAAACAAA TATCATTGTGAATGCAAGCCTGGATACTCAGAATTTCAAGTAGGATGTTTCCAAGACGAGTGCCAAGGCAATAATGTATCATGTGTGCCTGGTGCAGAGTGTGCAACAATTACATCCATA GGTTCTGGCAAACTTACTATAGGTCTAGGTGAGGAAGGCGATGGAGAGATGGCAAGGGTGATACACACTGATCTAGTGGCATCAAATGGAGTAATCCACATTATAGATAGAGTTCTTCTTCCTCCTGATGATGTCAGCACAAGGGCTCAG